Proteins encoded together in one Streptomyces umbrinus window:
- a CDS encoding sugar ABC transporter substrate-binding protein: protein MNRAVATGSIALTLASALTLTACGGSGGAGVAADAKQTLTVWAMGTEGEKLGDVAKEYEKAHSNIKVKITPIGWDVAHQKLVAAAAAGKLPDVMQMGGSYLGEFADMGVLEPVDTKTFREGDFFPAAWQQGSYDGKTYGVPWYVDTRVLFYRTDLAAKAGIKKAPATMAELRSAAEAYQNKADTKWGLSIQPGGLDTVQSFYQFLYSAGGAIIDDNGKAVVNSDAAVKALENYGSYFDKGLSEKSVRPGYDVTKDFNSGAVPMFFGGPWITNLLDENYPDIKGKWAVAPVPADEASVSMAGGSSLAVSADSDHKAAAKELVSYLTGAKGQADWFERTNDLPANTAAWKTGELATDPTMQVWRKQMDTARATPSQPKLTEITSKVDTAIESVTQGKSSAKAALDKAQSEIESLVQ from the coding sequence ATGAACCGCGCCGTCGCAACCGGGTCGATCGCACTCACCCTGGCGTCTGCGCTCACCCTCACCGCCTGTGGCGGTTCGGGTGGCGCGGGCGTGGCAGCAGACGCCAAGCAGACCCTGACCGTGTGGGCGATGGGCACGGAGGGGGAGAAGCTCGGCGACGTCGCCAAGGAGTACGAGAAGGCGCACTCCAACATCAAGGTCAAGATCACCCCGATCGGCTGGGACGTGGCCCACCAGAAGCTGGTCGCCGCTGCCGCCGCCGGGAAGCTGCCCGACGTGATGCAGATGGGCGGGAGCTACCTGGGCGAGTTCGCCGACATGGGTGTCCTGGAGCCGGTCGACACCAAGACCTTCCGCGAGGGCGACTTCTTCCCCGCCGCCTGGCAGCAGGGTTCCTACGACGGCAAGACGTACGGCGTCCCCTGGTACGTAGACACCCGCGTGCTCTTCTACCGCACCGACCTCGCCGCCAAGGCAGGGATCAAGAAGGCCCCGGCCACCATGGCCGAACTCCGGAGCGCCGCCGAGGCCTACCAGAACAAGGCCGACACCAAGTGGGGCCTGTCCATCCAGCCTGGCGGACTCGACACCGTACAGAGCTTCTACCAGTTCCTGTACTCCGCCGGCGGCGCCATCATCGACGACAACGGCAAGGCCGTCGTGAACTCCGACGCGGCCGTCAAGGCGCTGGAGAACTACGGCAGTTACTTCGACAAGGGCCTCAGCGAGAAGTCCGTACGCCCCGGCTACGACGTCACCAAGGACTTCAACTCCGGTGCCGTGCCCATGTTCTTCGGCGGTCCCTGGATCACCAACCTCCTCGACGAGAACTACCCCGACATCAAGGGCAAGTGGGCCGTCGCCCCCGTTCCCGCCGACGAGGCGTCCGTGTCCATGGCCGGTGGGTCCAGCCTGGCCGTGTCCGCCGACAGCGACCACAAGGCCGCAGCCAAGGAACTCGTCTCCTACCTGACCGGTGCCAAGGGTCAGGCCGACTGGTTCGAGCGGACCAACGACCTGCCTGCCAACACGGCGGCCTGGAAGACCGGCGAGCTTGCCACCGACCCCACCATGCAGGTGTGGCGGAAGCAGATGGACACCGCCCGCGCCACCCCCTCCCAGCCCAAGCTGACCGAGATCACCTCCAAGGTGGACACGGCCATCGAGTCGGTTACCCAGGGCAAGTCCTCCGCGAAGGCCGCGCTGGACAAGGCCCAGTCCGAGATCGAAAGCCTCGTGCAGTAG
- a CDS encoding carbohydrate ABC transporter permease, giving the protein MSLTTGPAVPQAAVDKSPDSAGNSGRARRGRRSLSKHNLTGWLFSTPFLVLFGVFMLFPIVATLLMSFTDFGARNVTRPLEAEFVGLDNYTQLFQDDKFLKALFNTAYFVVVGVPATIVLGLLAAILLNNGIDRARTLFRVGFYAPVVTTIVAVAVVWRFVLDPSDGLIASLASEVGLTAPDFLGSETWAMPSLITMAVWRNLGTVMVLCIAGLQAIPAEVREAARLDGAGAWQELRGITVPLLRPTLLYATVITTIGYLNVFEEPFVMTQGGPSDSTLTVSLDMYREGFNFFHMGYASAMAYVLFVVIMGITVLQLRLLKDNTR; this is encoded by the coding sequence ATGTCCCTCACCACAGGACCCGCCGTCCCACAGGCGGCCGTCGACAAGAGCCCCGACAGCGCCGGGAATTCCGGTCGCGCCCGCCGGGGCCGCCGCTCACTGAGCAAGCACAACCTGACCGGATGGCTGTTCTCCACGCCGTTCCTGGTGCTGTTCGGCGTCTTCATGCTCTTTCCGATCGTCGCCACGCTCCTGATGAGCTTCACCGACTTCGGCGCCCGGAACGTCACCCGCCCGCTGGAGGCGGAGTTCGTCGGCCTGGACAACTACACACAGCTCTTCCAGGACGACAAGTTCCTCAAGGCCCTGTTCAACACTGCCTACTTCGTGGTCGTCGGCGTCCCCGCGACCATCGTCCTCGGACTGTTGGCGGCGATCCTGCTGAACAACGGCATCGACCGGGCCCGTACGTTGTTCCGGGTCGGCTTCTACGCGCCGGTCGTCACGACCATCGTGGCCGTGGCCGTCGTCTGGCGCTTCGTGCTCGACCCCTCCGACGGGCTGATCGCCTCCCTCGCCTCCGAAGTGGGTCTGACAGCACCGGACTTCCTCGGCTCGGAGACCTGGGCCATGCCGTCCCTGATCACCATGGCCGTATGGCGCAACCTCGGCACCGTGATGGTGCTGTGCATCGCCGGCCTCCAGGCGATCCCGGCCGAGGTCCGCGAGGCGGCCCGACTCGACGGTGCCGGTGCGTGGCAGGAACTGCGAGGCATCACCGTCCCGCTGCTGAGGCCCACCCTGCTGTACGCCACGGTCATCACCACCATCGGCTACCTCAACGTCTTCGAGGAGCCCTTCGTGATGACCCAGGGCGGCCCCTCCGACTCCACGCTGACCGTGTCGCTCGACATGTACCGCGAGGGCTTCAACTTCTTCCACATGGGCTACGCCAGCGCCATGGCGTACGTCCTGTTCGTCGTGATCATGGGCATCACGGTGCTCCAGCTCCGACTGCTGAAGGACAACACCCGATGA